A genomic window from Gammaproteobacteria bacterium includes:
- a CDS encoding outer membrane beta-barrel protein, with protein MGAAMLHLYFNRASGNGYKPTLLLAALFLASSLSPAQAQDGFYFGLEIGAASAPGVDTSMTDNDVSTRCDGFINSEAYLEDPAGPGCADPAPGLWFFEHDGGSGILAGVSVGYRRGNFRLEGEYFYGGVEHDSTDDSVMIADEDAIQRLKREQELAVVEAVLGDAVSHSLFANLHYDFRSASRLTPYVGVGAGFSRVSLDYFNRWARRIDPASITTFGSEPQGLRLNEKLAGTTTIANARHSDTVFGYQLVAGVDYRLREALSIGLKLRWADFGEFEHEREWDQLRSHDSARSPGGVRVRYKLMSEDLRFLSLGLNLKYHF; from the coding sequence ATGGGTGCTGCGATGCTCCACCTTTACTTCAACCGTGCCTCCGGTAACGGTTACAAGCCGACACTGCTGCTTGCCGCATTGTTCCTTGCGTCCTCCCTCTCTCCAGCGCAGGCGCAGGACGGGTTTTATTTCGGGTTGGAAATCGGCGCGGCGTCGGCGCCGGGGGTGGATACGTCGATGACCGACAACGACGTGTCAACCCGCTGTGACGGCTTCATCAACAGCGAGGCCTACCTGGAGGACCCGGCAGGCCCCGGATGCGCCGATCCCGCGCCCGGGCTCTGGTTTTTCGAGCATGACGGCGGTAGCGGCATTCTCGCCGGGGTGTCGGTGGGATACCGCCGGGGGAACTTTCGGCTTGAAGGCGAGTACTTCTATGGCGGCGTCGAACACGATTCCACAGACGACTCGGTAATGATCGCCGACGAGGACGCGATACAGCGTCTGAAGCGCGAGCAGGAACTGGCGGTTGTGGAGGCCGTGCTGGGCGATGCCGTTTCACACAGCCTGTTCGCCAATCTGCACTACGACTTCCGTTCGGCATCGCGGCTGACGCCCTATGTGGGCGTGGGCGCCGGATTTTCCAGGGTCTCGCTCGATTACTTCAACCGCTGGGCGCGGCGCATCGATCCGGCGAGCATCACCACTTTCGGCAGCGAACCGCAGGGTCTCAGGCTGAACGAAAAACTGGCCGGAACCACCACCATCGCCAACGCCAGGCATTCCGACACGGTATTCGGCTATCAGCTGGTCGCGGGAGTGGATTACCGGCTACGGGAGGCGCTGAGCATCGGGCTCAAGCTCCGCTGGGCCGACTTCGGCGAATTCGAGCACGAGCGCGAGTGGGACCAGCTGCGCAGCCATGACTCGGCACGCAGCCCCGGCGGCGTCCGGGTGCGGTATAAACTGATGAGCGAAGATCTAAGGTTCCTGAGCCTCGGCCTCAATCTGAAGTACCACTTCTAG
- a CDS encoding SDR family oxidoreductase: protein MDEFSERVAVVTGAARGLGAAYARALAERGAAVSVLDVLADQAKGVAEDIVSRGGRALAVETDVSDRNAFGAAVDATIREFGLVDILINNAGFGTTDQTHGVPWYEWPGEAWDEVVAVNMRGCFFGAQAVAPHMMERGWGRIINVSSATFWSPVAEAAHYVAAKGGVIGLTRALAKGLGNHGVTVNTLVPGLTRTEQMDGMYPPEVFEQYARMRAIQRDEVPRDLVGTVLYLCSTASDFVTGQAFIVDGGHIFD from the coding sequence GTGGACGAATTTTCGGAAAGAGTTGCTGTCGTTACGGGCGCGGCAAGGGGTCTGGGGGCCGCCTACGCACGCGCTCTGGCCGAACGGGGCGCCGCCGTCTCGGTGCTGGATGTGTTGGCCGATCAGGCCAAAGGCGTGGCGGAAGATATTGTCTCCAGGGGCGGACGCGCACTGGCCGTGGAAACGGACGTTTCGGACCGCAACGCCTTTGGCGCGGCCGTGGACGCGACCATCAGGGAGTTCGGACTGGTCGACATCCTGATCAACAACGCCGGTTTCGGCACCACCGATCAAACCCATGGGGTGCCGTGGTACGAATGGCCGGGAGAGGCATGGGACGAGGTCGTGGCCGTCAACATGCGCGGGTGCTTCTTCGGCGCCCAGGCGGTCGCGCCTCACATGATGGAGCGCGGCTGGGGCCGTATCATCAACGTGTCATCGGCCACCTTCTGGAGCCCCGTGGCCGAAGCCGCACACTACGTGGCCGCGAAGGGAGGAGTGATCGGTCTCACCCGGGCGCTGGCCAAAGGACTGGGCAATCACGGGGTGACGGTCAATACCCTGGTGCCGGGGCTGACCCGGACCGAGCAGATGGACGGCATGTACCCGCCCGAAGTCTTCGAACAATACGCCAGGATGCGCGCCATTCAACGGGATGAGGTTCCCCGGGACCTGGTGGGGACGGTCCTCTACCTGTGTTCAACCGCCAGCGACTTTGTTACCGGCCAGGCATTCATTGTGGACGGCGGGCATATCTTTGACTGA
- a CDS encoding type II toxin-antitoxin system HicA family toxin yields the protein MKSVSGKRICQVLESKGWQLKRIRGSHFIYAKEGQVARISVPVHGSAALKRGLQAHLMKIAKIDASDL from the coding sequence GTGAAATCCGTAAGCGGCAAAAGGATTTGCCAAGTGCTTGAATCAAAGGGCTGGCAATTGAAGCGGATACGCGGAAGTCATTTCATTTACGCAAAAGAAGGTCAAGTTGCCCGCATTTCAGTTCCCGTTCATGGGTCTGCAGCGCTGAAACGCGGATTGCAGGCGCATCTTATGAAAATCGCAAAGATAGATGCGAGCGATTTGTAG
- a CDS encoding alpha/beta fold hydrolase codes for MPHVTNDALKLHYETEGAGRPVLFLHGYTSTIALWHDQVPVFRPHYRLIRMDLRGHGESEGTGMDGYTFAALAGDALAVLNREGIERATIVGHSMGGMVAQELLARHGDRVSAAVFSSTTCKAPAREYFQPVVEWAVKLGDIPPGERAADPLTRSCKPVSESTARGCGELQMNMENFADSLKGSTTPCLVIRGSEESATIVSGSSMLLDVLPIAQEAVIDGAGHVPQITHSAVYNDVLADFLRQMH; via the coding sequence ATGCCCCACGTCACCAACGATGCCCTGAAGCTGCACTACGAGACCGAGGGCGCCGGACGGCCGGTCCTGTTCCTGCACGGCTACACGTCCACCATCGCCCTATGGCACGACCAGGTTCCCGTTTTCCGCCCCCACTACCGGCTGATCCGCATGGACCTCAGGGGTCACGGCGAAAGCGAGGGGACTGGCATGGACGGCTATACCTTTGCCGCCCTGGCCGGAGATGCCCTGGCCGTCCTCAATCGGGAGGGCATTGAACGAGCCACGATCGTCGGTCACTCCATGGGCGGCATGGTCGCGCAGGAACTCCTCGCCCGCCACGGCGACCGTGTGAGCGCTGCCGTTTTCAGCAGCACCACCTGCAAGGCGCCCGCGCGGGAGTACTTTCAGCCGGTCGTGGAGTGGGCCGTAAAGCTGGGCGATATCCCCCCCGGTGAACGCGCCGCCGATCCGCTGACGCGCAGTTGCAAGCCCGTTTCCGAGTCTACCGCCCGGGGCTGCGGGGAATTGCAGATGAATATGGAGAACTTCGCAGACTCGCTGAAAGGCAGCACCACGCCATGTCTTGTCATCCGGGGCAGCGAAGAATCGGCCACCATCGTCAGCGGCTCGTCCATGCTTCTAGACGTACTGCCCATTGCGCAGGAGGCGGTCATTGACGGGGCCGGCCACGTGCCCCAAATCACCCATTCCGCTGTATACAACGACGTTCTGGCCGATTTTTTGCGCCAAATGCACTAG
- a CDS encoding TonB-dependent receptor: MEPAVPRGPSGAAHKGDPMTKRTVFSLLPLLALSLPASLPAQEDGAQALDEIIVTAQRREQTLQDVPISITAFSAEQIERSNFKGARDFLEMTPNVAFTANDQQGNKNGDISIRGLGDLTNGGNERLIQSRPTIGYFVDDFSTAFVASGSANPPLDDIERIEVLRGPQGTYFGRNATGGAINVISKKPDENGMAKVRLAVGNHGGYEYGVIGNVPVNDELFARGGAAFTSSDGFVDNLHPTGNDTGFDNLNMRAAVRWKPGDWTIDLAGQYIEEEDHQQARIPSMSGPAGFLFNASGGPVADAPTCGLGASIFAENGNSDKMCEDQPGYTDVENLVLTAKLEYLGSRFGITAITGMIDSDMYQYEDIDNSGMDFFNRISDYESESISQEVRLFSTEPLMMGATPVQWMVGAIAYDDEAQVNNTIISGHDVIEAGRFPGGGPLGATTPGDHPNENEITVQRDGFAAFFDLGFEVTDAVTVSVSGRYSSDDDRQFWQNTYASFACGRRAVVDGVPAPFLDNCALQPEQNVLIYTGPNGAQFTSGGRFDQTIDNPYLDTSNDGSNFSPRVALNWNYSDDASAYATISTGYRAPGARTAPDGVSRTGGPSYDPRSQFDEETVTNYEIGWKAFLNNRRTQVEAAVFRMDWEDMQVRLAQTRCLPGQEIRPSPADCPPNGTGFAPLNVVANADSASSQGLEISAQTLVGDSITLMAAIGFMDAKFDSFANAPQGDVSGEELPSAPETTASVSGQYDWEANGFSGYVRLTANYRSEMVARFSDIPASVFPRVSPSATIVNLQAGLDWSNHSLTLNMSNLLDEDYYSGVDSFSHSGAVTTPGGQFVNLAWTMTADF; this comes from the coding sequence ATGGAGCCTGCGGTGCCCCGGGGGCCGTCAGGCGCTGCCCACAAGGGGGACCCAATGACCAAAAGGACCGTTTTTTCACTTCTGCCGCTGCTGGCGTTGAGCCTGCCGGCGTCATTGCCCGCGCAGGAGGACGGCGCGCAGGCACTCGACGAGATCATCGTGACCGCGCAACGCCGCGAGCAGACCCTGCAGGACGTGCCGATCAGCATCACCGCGTTTTCCGCCGAGCAGATCGAACGCAGCAATTTCAAGGGCGCCAGGGACTTCCTGGAGATGACGCCCAACGTTGCGTTCACGGCCAACGATCAGCAGGGCAACAAGAACGGCGACATTTCGATTCGCGGACTGGGCGACCTGACCAACGGCGGCAATGAGCGCCTGATCCAGTCCCGGCCCACCATCGGCTATTTCGTCGACGATTTCAGCACCGCCTTCGTGGCCAGCGGCAGCGCCAATCCGCCCCTGGACGACATCGAACGCATCGAGGTCCTGCGCGGTCCGCAAGGGACCTACTTCGGGCGCAACGCGACTGGCGGCGCCATCAACGTCATCTCCAAGAAGCCCGACGAGAACGGCATGGCCAAGGTCCGGCTGGCCGTCGGCAATCACGGCGGCTACGAATACGGCGTGATCGGCAATGTGCCCGTCAACGACGAGCTGTTCGCGCGCGGCGGCGCAGCGTTCACCTCCAGCGACGGCTTCGTGGACAACCTGCATCCCACCGGCAACGACACGGGCTTTGACAATCTCAACATGCGCGCGGCCGTGCGGTGGAAGCCGGGCGACTGGACGATCGACCTGGCGGGGCAGTACATCGAGGAAGAGGACCACCAGCAGGCGCGTATTCCGAGCATGTCCGGACCGGCCGGGTTCCTGTTCAATGCTTCCGGCGGACCCGTGGCGGATGCTCCGACCTGCGGCCTCGGTGCATCGATATTCGCCGAGAACGGCAACAGCGACAAGATGTGCGAAGACCAGCCCGGGTATACCGACGTCGAGAACCTCGTCCTCACCGCGAAACTCGAGTACCTGGGCTCGCGATTCGGCATTACCGCGATTACCGGAATGATCGACAGCGACATGTACCAGTACGAGGACATCGACAACAGCGGCATGGATTTCTTCAACCGGATTTCCGATTACGAGAGCGAGTCCATCAGCCAGGAAGTGCGCCTTTTCTCGACCGAACCCCTGATGATGGGCGCGACGCCCGTGCAATGGATGGTGGGCGCCATCGCCTACGACGATGAGGCCCAGGTGAACAACACGATCATCTCCGGCCACGATGTGATCGAGGCCGGCAGGTTCCCGGGTGGAGGACCGCTTGGCGCCACGACTCCGGGCGACCATCCCAACGAGAACGAAATCACCGTCCAGCGTGACGGCTTCGCGGCCTTCTTCGACCTTGGGTTCGAGGTCACGGACGCGGTAACGGTATCGGTCAGCGGTCGGTATTCGTCCGACGACGACCGGCAGTTCTGGCAAAACACCTATGCGTCCTTCGCCTGCGGCCGCCGCGCGGTGGTCGACGGCGTGCCGGCCCCCTTCCTTGACAATTGCGCGCTGCAACCGGAGCAGAACGTGCTGATCTACACCGGCCCCAACGGCGCTCAATTCACGAGCGGCGGTCGGTTCGACCAGACGATTGACAATCCCTATCTGGATACAAGCAACGACGGCAGCAACTTCTCCCCCCGCGTGGCGCTCAACTGGAACTACAGCGACGATGCGTCGGCCTACGCGACGATCTCCACCGGCTATCGTGCGCCAGGGGCCCGGACGGCGCCCGATGGCGTGTCACGCACCGGCGGTCCAAGCTACGACCCGCGCTCTCAGTTTGACGAGGAAACCGTCACCAATTACGAGATCGGCTGGAAGGCGTTCCTGAACAATCGCCGCACCCAGGTGGAGGCCGCCGTCTTCCGCATGGACTGGGAGGACATGCAGGTGCGCCTGGCCCAGACGCGCTGTCTGCCCGGGCAGGAAATCAGGCCCTCGCCGGCGGACTGCCCGCCCAACGGGACCGGCTTTGCCCCGCTTAACGTGGTGGCGAACGCCGATTCCGCCAGCAGCCAGGGCCTCGAGATCAGCGCCCAGACCCTGGTCGGCGATTCGATCACGCTGATGGCCGCAATCGGATTCATGGACGCCAAGTTCGACAGTTTTGCCAACGCGCCCCAGGGCGACGTGAGCGGCGAGGAATTGCCCAGCGCACCGGAAACGACAGCGTCCGTCTCCGGGCAGTATGACTGGGAAGCGAACGGCTTCAGCGGCTATGTGCGGCTGACGGCAAACTACCGCTCCGAAATGGTCGCGCGTTTCTCGGACATTCCGGCCTCGGTGTTCCCCCGGGTTTCGCCCTCCGCGACGATCGTGAACCTTCAGGCGGGACTGGACTGGAGTAATCACAGCCTGACGCTCAATATGTCGAACCTGCTGGACGAGGACTATTACTCGGGCGTGGACAGCTTCTCGCATTCGGGCGCGGTGACCACGCCCGGCGGCCAGTTCGTCAACCTCGCCTGGACGATGACCGCGGACTTCTAA
- a CDS encoding SDR family oxidoreductase, producing the protein MRFPGTWWGRSSTCVQPPATLLPARHSLWTAGISLTEHEETIPNASSALSAGELDGKVAVITGGGGDIARHYARAIAEAGAAIALIDIMPDKAADAAEALTNAGYDALGLTADVGNKKQLQGAVDRIIDGFGGIDILVNNAGYATTIDFVDIPEEEFDKVLDANLKGAFLLSQLAVPSMKQRGGGKIVNLTSTVSRTGPGDLVHYVAAKSGIIGMTRALARALGPFNITVNALAPGMVATEPITALYPTEVLDRSAAGRAIQRWEYAEDLVGTLTFLCSPASDFMTGQTIFVDGGHVFD; encoded by the coding sequence ATGAGGTTCCCCGGGACCTGGTGGGGACGGTCCTCTACCTGTGTTCAACCGCCAGCGACTTTGTTACCGGCCAGGCATTCATTGTGGACGGCGGGCATATCTTTGACTGAACACGAAGAGACGATTCCAAATGCGTCCAGCGCATTGTCCGCCGGCGAGCTCGACGGAAAGGTCGCGGTGATCACCGGAGGCGGGGGAGATATCGCCCGCCACTACGCCAGGGCCATTGCCGAAGCAGGCGCGGCCATCGCTCTAATCGACATTATGCCGGACAAGGCGGCAGATGCCGCCGAAGCGTTAACGAATGCGGGATATGATGCCCTGGGCCTGACTGCTGACGTAGGCAACAAGAAACAGCTTCAGGGGGCAGTGGACAGGATCATCGACGGCTTCGGCGGTATCGATATTCTGGTCAACAACGCCGGCTATGCCACCACCATCGACTTTGTGGACATTCCGGAGGAAGAGTTCGACAAGGTCCTCGATGCGAACCTCAAGGGCGCATTTCTGTTGAGCCAGTTGGCGGTTCCCTCCATGAAACAGCGCGGAGGGGGCAAGATTGTCAATCTCACTTCCACCGTGTCCAGGACGGGACCGGGAGACCTGGTCCATTACGTGGCTGCCAAGAGCGGGATCATCGGCATGACCCGGGCCCTGGCCCGTGCCCTGGGGCCTTTCAACATTACAGTAAACGCGCTGGCCCCCGGCATGGTCGCGACCGAACCCATCACCGCTTTGTATCCCACGGAAGTCCTCGACCGCTCCGCCGCGGGCAGAGCCATCCAGCGCTGGGAATACGCGGAGGACCTGGTGGGGACACTGACGTTTCTCTGTTCCCCGGCCAGCGACTTCATGACCGGCCAGACCATCTTCGTCGATGGCGGCCATGTATTCGATTGA
- a CDS encoding alpha/beta hydrolase, translating to MKYLPLFVAMLGVSFSALAQGPSPISLDELRKKYAGDGSRFVTIDGAEIHYRDEGQGPAVVLLHASYFNLLSWDGLTEALVNDHRVIRFDFPNVGLSGPETKEPPGGRFNLIERNVEVLSGLVEELGLDRFALVATSSGGSVGFRYASRFPENVTRLVLINSAGMPRTARTDPNRARPETAQWDDMPVRPREFWEFSVNQNFPSDADAPDWFVDLAYDLNRRTETTPVEKYFFETGDPQSILSGIQAPTLILWGKANPTVMHLEGDVFQHWMTSAPSFLKKYEGLGHYPYVEAPERVIPDVAAFLAGSWDDRLRQTQRVKVTP from the coding sequence ATGAAATACCTTCCTCTCTTCGTTGCCATGTTGGGCGTGTCTTTTTCGGCGCTTGCGCAGGGACCTTCGCCTATCAGCCTGGACGAGCTTCGCAAGAAATACGCCGGTGACGGCAGCCGGTTCGTGACCATCGACGGCGCCGAGATTCATTACCGCGACGAAGGGCAGGGCCCGGCCGTCGTTCTGCTTCACGCCTCGTACTTCAATCTGCTGTCGTGGGACGGACTGACGGAAGCCCTTGTAAACGACCACCGGGTAATACGGTTCGATTTTCCGAATGTGGGACTGAGCGGGCCGGAGACGAAGGAACCGCCGGGCGGCAGGTTCAACCTGATCGAGCGCAACGTGGAAGTCTTGAGCGGCCTTGTCGAGGAACTCGGCCTTGACCGGTTCGCCCTGGTCGCGACGTCCAGCGGGGGCAGCGTCGGGTTCCGTTACGCGTCCCGGTTCCCGGAAAACGTAACGCGGCTTGTGCTCATCAATTCCGCCGGCATGCCCCGGACGGCGCGCACGGACCCGAACCGGGCGCGTCCGGAAACCGCGCAATGGGACGACATGCCGGTCAGGCCCCGCGAGTTCTGGGAATTTTCGGTCAACCAGAATTTCCCCTCCGATGCCGACGCGCCCGACTGGTTCGTCGATCTCGCGTACGACCTCAACCGCCGCACCGAAACAACGCCGGTCGAAAAGTACTTTTTCGAGACCGGCGATCCCCAGTCCATCCTTTCCGGAATACAGGCGCCGACACTGATCCTTTGGGGCAAGGCGAACCCGACCGTCATGCACCTGGAGGGCGATGTGTTCCAACACTGGATGACCTCCGCTCCGAGCTTCCTCAAGAAATACGAGGGACTGGGGCACTACCCCTATGTCGAGGCCCCGGAGCGGGTCATCCCGGACGTTGCGGCGTTTCTCGCCGGCTCATGGGACGACAGGTTGAGGCAGACGCAGCGGGTCAAGGTAACGCCTTAG
- a CDS encoding TRAP transporter small permease: MDGEGRGRGGGRRGRASVLPRGGAARERAARGPAPGRRSPGGRRRGRAVKRFLLLSRRVLQWLTGSLLIVLMLLTFVDVIGRYFLGQPVPGGHVLVQCLVCLLVFTGLPLVVLDDEHLRVRLFDRRMTQGQRKWRDFAVKLVIVGALAVLAGQMFWQTAYFSGNGEYFESIRIPVSWMAGYAAVTTGVAALFAIGNLFVGPGPGEEQA; the protein is encoded by the coding sequence ATGGATGGCGAAGGCCGAGGCCGCGGGGGTGGACGCCGGGGCCGCGCTTCAGTACTTCCGCGAGGAGGTGCGGCGCGAGAGCGAGCGGCTCGGGGGCCCGCGCCCGGCAGGCGAAGTCCCGGGGGACGAAGGCGAGGCCGCGCGGTGAAGCGTTTTCTGCTGCTCTCCAGGCGGGTCCTCCAGTGGCTCACGGGAAGCCTGCTGATCGTATTGATGCTGCTGACCTTCGTCGACGTGATCGGCCGCTACTTCCTCGGGCAACCCGTGCCCGGCGGTCACGTGCTCGTTCAGTGCCTGGTCTGCCTGCTCGTGTTTACCGGGCTGCCCCTCGTGGTCCTGGACGACGAGCACCTGCGCGTGCGCCTGTTTGACCGGCGAATGACGCAAGGGCAACGGAAGTGGCGGGACTTCGCCGTCAAACTCGTCATCGTCGGCGCGCTGGCGGTCCTGGCCGGCCAGATGTTCTGGCAGACGGCGTATTTTTCCGGCAACGGCGAGTATTTCGAGTCGATCCGAATCCCGGTGAGCTGGATGGCGGGCTACGCCGCGGTCACGACCGGCGTCGCCGCCCTTTTCGCTATCGGCAATCTTTTCGTCGGGCCGGGCCCCGGGGAGGAGCAGGCGTGA
- a CDS encoding type II toxin-antitoxin system HicB family antitoxin codes for MNLRVVVHEAEEGGYWAEVPAVPGCVTQADTLEELRKNIHEAIEGCLSVEVRDIAITETDQIIEVAV; via the coding sequence ATGAATTTGAGAGTTGTGGTTCACGAGGCCGAGGAGGGCGGCTACTGGGCGGAGGTGCCGGCCGTTCCCGGGTGCGTGACCCAGGCGGACACCCTGGAAGAACTGCGCAAGAACATTCATGAAGCGATCGAAGGTTGTCTTTCGGTCGAAGTGCGGGACATTGCTATAACGGAAACCGATCAAATTATTGAAGTTGCGGTGTGA
- a CDS encoding TRAP transporter large permease, whose protein sequence is MTLFVAAVVLLLLLLLAGLPIAFSLALVGVGGFALVRGPDAAFIMIGQVGLDAATNYNFSVLPLFILMGNIIGRTGLARDLYACAYAFLGHRRGGLAMATIGASGGFAAISGSSYACAATMTGISVPEMRDYRYEPGFAAASVAVGGTLGVLIPPSVGMVFYSLITGVSLAKMMIAGILPGLLTIVLYMLTISAVTRWRPTYGPAGERSGWRVRLRSLTGVWPILALFTLIIGGIYVGVFTAMEAAGVGAAGALAISLIRRQLTVAALMKALVSTVKTSVSLFLVFLGALLFANLVTITGVPVILLELISDSGFSAMTILGITVLVFLALGCILESSSLLLLTLPIFFPVLTGVGFDPVWFGIFVIIVAEIGLITPPVGMNVFVVGSMLPDVPVQKIFRGLGPFLLADFLRLALLILLPAIALLLPNLMS, encoded by the coding sequence GTGACGCTGTTCGTCGCGGCCGTCGTCCTGCTGCTGTTGCTGCTGCTGGCGGGCCTGCCGATCGCGTTCAGCCTGGCCCTGGTAGGCGTGGGCGGATTTGCGCTCGTGCGCGGTCCCGACGCCGCCTTCATCATGATCGGCCAGGTCGGCCTGGACGCGGCCACGAACTACAACTTCTCGGTCCTGCCGCTGTTCATTCTGATGGGCAACATCATCGGGCGCACCGGGCTTGCGCGCGACCTGTACGCGTGCGCTTACGCGTTTCTCGGCCATCGCCGCGGCGGCCTGGCGATGGCCACGATCGGCGCCAGCGGGGGCTTTGCCGCGATTTCGGGCTCCAGCTACGCCTGCGCCGCTACGATGACGGGGATCTCGGTACCGGAAATGCGCGATTACCGATATGAGCCCGGTTTCGCCGCCGCGTCCGTGGCCGTGGGCGGCACGCTGGGCGTTCTCATTCCGCCCAGCGTGGGCATGGTCTTCTATTCGCTCATTACCGGCGTGTCGCTGGCCAAGATGATGATTGCCGGCATTCTCCCCGGCCTGCTGACAATCGTGCTGTACATGCTCACGATTTCCGCCGTGACCCGCTGGCGCCCCACCTACGGTCCCGCCGGGGAAAGGAGCGGCTGGCGCGTGCGCCTGCGTTCGCTGACCGGAGTCTGGCCGATCCTGGCGCTGTTCACGCTCATCATCGGCGGCATATACGTCGGGGTCTTCACCGCGATGGAGGCGGCCGGCGTCGGCGCGGCGGGCGCTCTGGCGATTTCGCTGATCCGGCGGCAACTCACCGTCGCGGCCCTGATGAAGGCCCTGGTGAGCACCGTCAAGACGTCGGTCAGCCTCTTTCTCGTGTTCCTGGGCGCCCTGTTGTTCGCCAACCTCGTGACCATTACCGGCGTGCCGGTCATCCTGCTGGAGCTGATCTCGGATTCCGGTTTTTCGGCGATGACGATACTGGGAATCACGGTCCTGGTGTTCCTGGCGCTCGGCTGCATCCTCGAGAGCAGTTCCCTGCTGTTGCTCACGCTGCCCATCTTCTTCCCGGTACTCACCGGAGTGGGTTTCGATCCGGTCTGGTTCGGCATATTCGTGATCATCGTCGCCGAGATCGGACTCATCACGCCGCCGGTGGGGATGAACGTTTTCGTGGTCGGTTCGATGCTGCCGGACGTGCCCGTGCAGAAGATATTCCGCGGACTGGGACCGTTCCTGCTGGCGGATTTTCTGCGGCTCGCGCTGCTGATCCTGCTGCCGGCCATCGCGCTGCTGCTGCCGAACCTGATGTCCTGA